The genomic interval ACCCCCTGGGCGATGGTCGGCTCGGCCAGCTCCATATGGGCATACCGGATAATCGGGACGTCGGTGAGGCGCTGGAGCATGGCTGCCACGTCGGCCAGCATCTCGTTGGCCTCCCGCTTCACGCTCCCATGGTCCACGAGGAGGATGGCTCGGCTCATAGGTCCACTCCGCCCCGGGGGGCTCAGAAGAGGCCGAAGGCCCAGACCACACCCAGCAGGGCCAGGACCCCCAGGACGATGAACGACCAATGACCCCGCAGGTGGTGGATGGGGGCCACGCTCACGCCCTGACCGGGTGGGATCGCTTCAGCGGCACCCAGCGGTCGCACACCATCGTCGGGTCCACGTCCCCGGCCACCAGCTCGCAGGCCCGCGCCTCCGGCCGGAAGGCGACGCAGTTCCCGCACCGCCGCTCCTTCCGCGCCGGGCGATAGTTCACCGCGACCTTCTCCAGCTTGGCCGGATCCGGGCCCACCCCGCCCCCCAGCCGGGGATCCTCCGCCATCCCCTAGCGCCCCCGCTTCCGGGCCTCCCGCCACCCCAGGCCAAAGGCGACTACCGCCGCCACGAGCGCCACGCCTAGCAGCCCGACCGAGACCTGGTGCAGCTGGTTGAAGGCCACCCGCAGCGGGTCCCCCTCCGCCAGCGCCTCGATGGGCCGGCCGATGCCCTGCCGCATCGCCAGGAGGCGGGGGGAGATGAGGCCGCGCGAGAGGGCGGGGGAGAGGAGAAGAAGGGCGTAGAGCGTCAAGCTGAACGCGCCGACGGGGCGCCGCCAGGCAGTGGCGGGTCGGCTGAGCAGGGCCGTCACCAGGATCAGGGCGGCCGCCAGGACCCCCACGGCATCGAGCGTGGTCACAATCCGCGTGACCAGCTCCCCGGCCAGGTGCCGGCTGGGCAGGGCGGCGAAGGCGGCGGGCGCGACGGCGAAGGCGAAGAAAGCCATCGCCCCCGCCCAGGCCCCGAGCAGCAGGAGGTGCAGACCGGAGGCCCAGGTCCGGAGGCGCTCCCGGCGGACCGCGCCGCGGGCCAACCGTGCCGCCTCCCGCGGGAGCGGATCCTGGGCGATCTCGAAGCGCTCGAGGCGTTCCATCAGGCCGCTCCAAAGACGTCGGGGATGCCGAGGTTCCGGTGGGCCGCCTCCAACTCCTTCGCCACGGCCGCTGCCACCTCCTGGGGACTGCCGTGGCGCTCCTCGGCCGGCCCCCACCGCCAGGCCTCCAGGTAAGCATCCTCATCGCTGGCGCCGCAGACCACTGCC from Candidatus Methylomirabilis sp. carries:
- a CDS encoding DUF4149 domain-containing protein, with amino-acid sequence MERLERFEIAQDPLPREAARLARGAVRRERLRTWASGLHLLLLGAWAGAMAFFAFAVAPAAFAALPSRHLAGELVTRIVTTLDAVGVLAAALILVTALLSRPATAWRRPVGAFSLTLYALLLLSPALSRGLISPRLLAMRQGIGRPIEALAEGDPLRVAFNQLHQVSVGLLGVALVAAVVAFGLGWREARKRGR
- a CDS encoding virulence factor, which codes for MARVQILYWREIPSLVKATAPGGEAIVRLPQRFQDAIDQLAVVCGASDEDAYLEAWRWGPAEERHGSPQEVAAAVAKELEAAHRNLGIPDVFGAA